The stretch of DNA ACGGCTACTCCGGCCAGAACAACTCAGGCTGGGTCGACGCCGAATACGACCGCCTGCACAAACTGGCCCAGACGGAATTCAACCTCGCAGAGCGCATCAAGCTCTTTGACCGGATGCAGACCATCTGGAACAGTGAAGTGCCCGCGCTGCCGCTGTACTACCGCGTCAACGTGTACACCAAGGTTCCCAACCTCCTGAACTACACCTTCAGCGCCTACACCCTGTACCCCAGCTGGAACGCATCCAACATCGGTTGGGCCTCGCGCGGCGCAGTCGAGGAATACAAGCAGAAATAAGGCTCTTCGGGGAGTGTGGGTTGGCTGAACTGGACAAGATCAGTGGCGTCCCACATCACCTAGAGCGTCAGGGGGAAAGGCGAAACACCGCTTTTCCCCCGTCTGCTTTTCCTGTCGCCTCCTCCCGTTTCTGTCCCTCACTCCTGATCTCAACGCGAGGCCGAACCTATGGCAACCTACGCATTTCGCCGCCTAATCCAAATGATTCCGCTGCTGCTGGTCATCAGCCTCATCGTGTATTCCCTGACCGCGCTGCAACCCGGCAGTCCCATCGATCAGCTGACTTTTGGCAACAGCAATATTACGCCCGAAGATATTGCCCGCCTGAAGGTGGCGTACGGTCTGGATCAGCCGTGGTATACCCGCTACTTTTTTTGGCTCAAGCAGGCTGTTGCTGGTGATTTTGGTTATTCGCAGGATTTCGGTATTCCCGCCGCGCAATTCGTCTTTCAGCAGCGGATGCCCAATACGCTGTTGCTGACGGTTCCAGCCCTCATTCTGAGTACCTTGATTGCCGTGCCACTCGGTATTTTTACGGCGGTGCGCCAGTACTCCATTCCCGATTATCTCCTGACTTTTTTTAGCTTCGTGGTGTTCAGCGCCCCCGTGTTCTGGGTGGGCGCAATGGCGCTGTATTTCGTGGCGGTGTTTCTACCTACAGCCACAGGCGGCGCGTTGTCGTTACCGCCGGGTGGCCTCGGCAGCCCCGATCTGCCACTGGATGCAGGTTTTTGGGCCACCACCCTCGAC from Deinococcus sp. QL22 encodes:
- a CDS encoding ABC transporter permease; the encoded protein is MATYAFRRLIQMIPLLLVISLIVYSLTALQPGSPIDQLTFGNSNITPEDIARLKVAYGLDQPWYTRYFFWLKQAVAGDFGYSQDFGIPAAQFVFQQRMPNTLLLTVPALILSTLIAVPLGIFTAVRQYSIPDYLLTFFSFVVFSAPVFWVGAMALYFVAVFLPTATGGALSLPPGGLGSPDLPLDAGFWATTLDKLHYLILPLSVLMLREIAVTLRFMRASMLEVLNQDFIRTARAKGLPNRIVLFKHALRNAIVPIITLLGLSIPGLFGGVVITETVFSWPGMGKAILDALVSKDFNVVMVSLMLLAMLTVVFQLVADLVYAVVDPRIRYS